One segment of Xanthomonas oryzae pv. oryzae DNA contains the following:
- a CDS encoding fatty acid desaturase family protein: protein MKKKQTWSLRNKRFERFEFSSEIMRELAGLRADNITGTLYIIKDYTIMAACAVATVRVSWWLYPLALLIIGAHQRGLTTISHDAAHRILAKNRLLNNVLGTIFAAYPIFQRHWAYRVSHVYLHHPHLGDPEQDPDLKFFVKSGVYTVRDPREYKSFIVWKSIFGGATLRYLSYLWSNRFFVLGGKERIVDKRDVLIDSYGFSAFWIAVIVGFTSANALHLLVLFWLIPYFTTFQVLGWFTELAEHSPMCESEVKNVYLTRNRKGGLIERLLFGVNYDEYHLEHHLSPAVPFWLLKKAQKIRMRDPTYADIANSWGGIFFSGPEGQPSVISQLLERNRRLYEIGPRK, encoded by the coding sequence ATGAAAAAAAAGCAGACTTGGTCGCTCAGAAATAAGCGATTTGAAAGATTCGAGTTTTCTAGCGAAATTATGCGCGAGCTGGCGGGCTTGCGCGCAGACAACATTACCGGCACCTTATATATAATTAAGGATTATACGATAATGGCAGCCTGCGCAGTTGCTACGGTTCGAGTCAGCTGGTGGCTTTACCCATTGGCATTGTTGATTATTGGCGCTCACCAGCGCGGGCTAACAACGATCTCACACGATGCAGCTCATCGAATACTAGCAAAGAATAGATTATTGAACAATGTACTCGGGACGATATTCGCCGCCTACCCTATATTCCAGCGGCACTGGGCATACCGCGTCTCCCATGTATACCTACATCATCCACACCTTGGTGATCCAGAGCAGGACCCTGACTTGAAGTTCTTTGTCAAGTCAGGGGTTTATACTGTTCGCGATCCCCGCGAGTATAAATCATTTATTGTCTGGAAGTCAATTTTCGGCGGAGCCACCCTTCGTTATTTGAGTTATCTTTGGAGTAACCGATTCTTTGTCTTGGGAGGCAAGGAGAGGATCGTCGATAAGCGAGACGTCCTTATAGATTCGTACGGTTTCTCGGCTTTCTGGATAGCGGTAATCGTTGGCTTTACCTCAGCAAATGCTCTCCATCTGCTTGTGCTTTTTTGGCTAATTCCCTATTTCACCACTTTTCAGGTTTTGGGTTGGTTCACCGAGCTGGCTGAGCACTCGCCGATGTGCGAAAGTGAGGTCAAGAATGTTTATTTGACAAGGAATAGGAAAGGTGGACTTATAGAGCGTTTGTTATTCGGTGTCAATTACGATGAGTACCATCTTGAGCACCATCTTTCGCCGGCAGTTCCTTTTTGGTTGTTAAAAAAAGCACAGAAAATCCGGATGCGCGATCCAACATATGCAGATATTGCGAATTCCTGGGGTGGCATATTTTTTAGCGGCCCAGAGGGACAGCCGAGCGTAATTTCGCAATTGCTTGAACGAAACCGTCGCCTCTACGAAATTGGCCCGCGCAAATGA
- a CDS encoding O-acetylhomoserine aminocarboxypropyltransferase/cysteine synthase family protein: MSYLNHEKDFLTETAVLHAGYRHDPVTNAIAVPIYQTTAYELSDDLAGVSDIYNVKRDGFTYTRIINPTTRVLERRYARVEGAADALAVASGQAATFLALMNLSSGRPGDNIVTSRYLYGNSWNLLFNTFKRLGIEARSADPQEPESFKRQIDDRTIALFGEAFSNPCVIPLPVSALAAIGRAHGIPLIVDNTTTPIACRPGALGAAITTYSATKYICGHGTTLGGLAVDNGNFAWDDAPRFPLLNGPDEAHGGIRWRDAVHVLKDLGNSAYLLKARMTWLRDTGAAISPFASFQLIQGLETLSLRMHRHCQNAALVARFLEGHPKVRSVSYPGLATGREREIVDELIDLKVGYGAMIMFELDDEAAGRKFVQNIRLMYHVSNVGDARTLVTHPVSTTHTTVPRTQREAAGILDGSIRLCVGIENIDDIINDIKRGLDAV; the protein is encoded by the coding sequence ATGTCGTATCTCAATCATGAAAAAGATTTTTTAACGGAAACAGCCGTTCTGCACGCAGGTTATCGGCACGATCCAGTCACCAACGCTATCGCAGTTCCCATATACCAGACCACGGCTTATGAGCTCAGTGATGATCTAGCGGGTGTATCTGATATCTACAATGTAAAGCGCGACGGTTTCACGTATACGCGAATCATCAACCCTACAACCCGTGTACTAGAGCGCCGATACGCCCGGGTGGAGGGCGCGGCGGATGCGCTTGCAGTGGCTTCTGGACAAGCCGCTACCTTTCTTGCGCTAATGAACTTGAGCAGCGGTCGACCGGGCGACAACATAGTTACATCGAGGTATCTATATGGAAATTCTTGGAATTTGCTGTTCAACACCTTCAAGCGCTTAGGCATTGAGGCAAGATCGGCTGACCCCCAGGAGCCAGAATCCTTCAAGCGGCAGATCGATGACAGGACCATAGCGTTGTTCGGCGAAGCCTTTTCCAATCCTTGTGTCATTCCCTTGCCGGTATCAGCGCTTGCTGCGATTGGCAGGGCCCATGGCATTCCCCTCATTGTTGACAACACTACGACACCAATTGCTTGCAGGCCCGGGGCGCTGGGGGCCGCCATCACCACCTATTCGGCAACGAAGTACATCTGCGGCCACGGCACCACACTAGGAGGACTGGCCGTCGACAATGGGAACTTTGCTTGGGATGATGCCCCCCGCTTCCCGCTGCTAAATGGTCCTGACGAGGCGCATGGCGGCATACGCTGGCGAGATGCGGTGCACGTTCTGAAAGATTTAGGTAATAGTGCTTACCTTTTGAAGGCACGCATGACTTGGCTTCGCGATACAGGCGCGGCGATCAGCCCATTTGCAAGTTTTCAATTGATACAGGGTTTGGAAACACTAAGCCTGCGCATGCACCGCCACTGCCAGAACGCTGCGTTGGTTGCCCGTTTCCTGGAAGGTCATCCTAAGGTCCGAAGCGTTTCTTATCCTGGCCTTGCTACGGGACGCGAAAGAGAAATCGTAGACGAGCTGATTGATCTAAAAGTTGGCTACGGCGCAATGATCATGTTCGAGTTGGACGATGAGGCTGCAGGTAGAAAGTTCGTGCAGAACATCCGTCTAATGTACCACGTATCGAATGTGGGGGATGCACGAACGCTCGTAACTCATCCGGTCTCTACCACTCATACGACCGTCCCTAGAACTCAGCGTGAGGCAGCTGGAATCCTAGATGGTTCCATCCGCCTTTGCGTCGGCATAGAGAATATTGATGACATAATTAATGACATTAAACGCGGCCTTGATGCCGTTTAA
- a CDS encoding 2-aminoethylphosphonate--pyruvate transaminase, which translates to MSAEKYFLMTPGPLALSDEVKSQMHFDMGSRDKSFRIMTALMRNLMINLVEGQDSHSVVPIQGSGTYGIEAALATFISQSDKPLVCINGIYGERILKILQLRGISAISINAPADKPLSIIDIARYLCKDRSITHICFVHCETTTGVINPLDEIVKLAKRYGVFTIVDAMSSFGAMDISVKSTPFDILVTSSNKCIEGPPGISLVIASLALLKRKMKTPVNSFVLDVQAQWKSFEQTGEWRSTPPTHVIQACTKALELLSCEGVKNRRRRYCIVREDIISSTRQYAKPLLSAMARSPVCLALTAKGVIDTEEDFDEFYCHLVNYNLYIYSKFHIQTQSFRIGCIGAIEPKWILTMETAFRDFFEDRKRRLTGAKFSNSAIAGGAV; encoded by the coding sequence ATGTCTGCAGAAAAATATTTCTTAATGACACCAGGTCCGTTGGCCTTAAGCGACGAGGTGAAATCACAGATGCATTTTGACATGGGCTCAAGGGACAAAAGCTTTAGGATCATGACCGCCTTGATGCGCAATCTAATGATCAACCTGGTTGAAGGACAGGATTCCCATTCGGTTGTACCAATTCAAGGTAGTGGAACATACGGAATCGAGGCGGCGTTAGCCACATTTATTTCCCAGTCCGACAAACCGCTTGTGTGCATAAATGGTATCTATGGCGAACGCATTCTTAAAATACTTCAACTGCGCGGAATAAGCGCAATCAGCATTAATGCACCTGCCGATAAACCACTTTCCATCATCGATATAGCGAGATACCTTTGCAAAGATCGCTCCATAACTCACATCTGCTTCGTTCACTGTGAGACAACCACTGGAGTAATAAATCCACTTGATGAAATCGTCAAGTTAGCAAAAAGATATGGAGTTTTCACAATTGTAGACGCGATGAGCTCTTTTGGCGCAATGGATATTAGCGTAAAATCTACGCCATTTGACATTCTTGTTACTTCAAGTAATAAATGCATCGAAGGACCGCCTGGCATTTCATTAGTAATCGCCAGTTTGGCGTTACTGAAAAGAAAAATGAAAACTCCGGTCAATTCTTTCGTTCTGGATGTTCAAGCTCAATGGAAAAGTTTTGAACAGACGGGAGAATGGCGTTCAACTCCTCCTACTCATGTGATACAAGCTTGCACCAAAGCGCTCGAATTGCTGAGCTGTGAAGGCGTAAAAAATCGCAGAAGGCGATATTGCATCGTACGAGAAGATATTATTAGTTCAACCCGCCAATACGCCAAACCATTACTAAGTGCCATGGCACGATCCCCGGTATGTTTGGCGCTCACCGCGAAGGGTGTGATTGATACCGAAGAAGATTTCGATGAATTTTATTGCCATCTTGTAAATTACAATCTCTATATCTACTCAAAATTCCATATTCAGACGCAAAGCTTCAGAATCGGCTGCATCGGCGCGATCGAGCCAAAATGGATACTCACTATGGAGACAGCGTTCCGTGATTTCTTCGAAGATCGCAAACGCCGTCTGACAGGGGCGAAATTTTCCAATTCCGCGATTGCAGGTGGAGCAGTCTGA
- a CDS encoding non-heme iron oxygenase ferredoxin subunit, whose product MSDTWTFVCTNDALLPGEMHTVWDEVTDTPIVVFNLDGALYALEDRCSHEDYELSPGTFDPVAGTIECQLHSARFDIRDGRPLCAPAYTAVPKFPVKREHDGIWTRDDR is encoded by the coding sequence GTGAGCGACACCTGGACCTTTGTCTGCACCAATGACGCACTGCTGCCCGGTGAAATGCACACCGTCTGGGACGAAGTCACCGACACGCCGATTGTGGTGTTCAACCTCGATGGCGCGCTGTACGCGCTGGAAGACCGCTGCAGCCACGAAGACTACGAATTGTCGCCCGGCACCTTCGACCCGGTTGCCGGCACCATCGAATGCCAGTTGCATAGCGCGCGCTTCGATATCCGCGACGGTCGCCCTCTGTGCGCACCCGCGTACACCGCTGTGCCGAAATTTCCGGTCAAGCGCGAACACGACGGAATCTGGACGCGCGACGACCGCTAA
- a CDS encoding GNAT family N-acetyltransferase, which yields MQTTTFRTATVDDIEALVLLVTSAYRGDSSRVGWTNEADILDGARIDPAMLREDILRERSLVLLAEQDGRLQACAHIADDHGAGYFGMFAVDPSLQGSGLGKTLLAEAERIAHSEWQLPVMRMTVIDVRNELIAFYERRGYRRTGIVKPFPYDDERFGIPLRQDLRFEVLEKQLNGPTP from the coding sequence ATGCAGACCACCACTTTCCGCACCGCCACCGTCGATGACATCGAGGCCCTTGTCCTGCTGGTGACCTCGGCCTATCGCGGCGACAGCAGCCGCGTGGGCTGGACCAACGAGGCGGATATTCTCGATGGCGCGCGCATCGATCCGGCCATGCTGCGCGAAGATATTTTGCGCGAGCGCAGCCTGGTTCTCTTGGCCGAACAGGATGGGCGCCTGCAAGCCTGCGCGCATATTGCCGACGACCACGGTGCCGGGTATTTCGGCATGTTTGCGGTCGATCCATCGTTGCAAGGCAGCGGCCTCGGCAAGACGTTGTTGGCCGAGGCCGAGCGCATTGCGCACAGCGAATGGCAGCTACCGGTGATGCGCATGACCGTGATCGATGTGCGCAATGAACTCATCGCCTTCTACGAACGCCGCGGGTATCGCCGCACCGGCATCGTCAAACCTTTCCCGTATGACGACGAGCGCTTCGGCATTCCGCTGCGCCAGGATCTGCGTTTCGAAGTGCTGGAAAAACAGTTGAACGGTCCAACACCGTGA
- a CDS encoding cysteine desulfurase, which yields MNMSAVPHSAAPDWDRVRLDFPLLMRQVHGKPLIYFDNANTGQKPLQVIAATDEFYRRQNANVSRAVHALGSEATDAFEGARSKLARFLNVRADELVLCSGTTFAINLVAYSWALPRLGAGDVILISRMEHHANIVPWQLVAQRTGATIRVAEITPDGALDLDALRKAMTPDVKLLAITHISNVLGTVNPVHDICREARKRGIVTVVDGSQAAPHRRIDVASIGCDFYAITGHKMCGPTGTGVLWARREHLQAMPPFLGGGEMIKEVSFENTVFNDAPHKFEAGTPNIAGFIGLRAAVDYLESVGLAHVEAREAELLAHFTEELQRIDGLRIFGTTPGKAAVVSFLIDGAHSHDLATLLDLEGVAVRSGQHCAHPLLQYYGVAATCRASLAFYNTHDEIERFVAALVKVRRLLG from the coding sequence ATGAATATGTCGGCCGTTCCGCACAGCGCGGCGCCCGATTGGGACCGCGTGCGCCTGGACTTCCCGCTGTTGATGCGACAGGTACACGGCAAGCCGCTGATCTACTTCGACAACGCCAACACCGGCCAGAAGCCGCTGCAGGTGATCGCGGCGACCGATGAGTTCTATCGCCGTCAGAACGCCAACGTGAGCCGGGCCGTGCATGCGCTCGGCAGCGAGGCGACCGACGCGTTCGAGGGCGCGCGCAGCAAGCTCGCGCGCTTTCTCAACGTGCGTGCCGACGAGTTGGTGCTGTGCAGCGGCACCACCTTCGCGATCAATCTGGTGGCGTATTCGTGGGCATTGCCACGCTTGGGCGCGGGCGATGTGATCCTGATTTCGCGCATGGAGCACCACGCCAACATCGTGCCGTGGCAGCTGGTGGCGCAACGGACCGGCGCCACCATCCGCGTGGCCGAAATAACGCCCGATGGCGCACTGGATCTCGATGCCTTACGCAAGGCGATGACGCCGGACGTCAAACTGCTGGCGATTACGCATATATCCAACGTGCTGGGCACGGTCAACCCGGTACACGATATCTGCCGCGAGGCGCGCAAGCGCGGCATCGTCACCGTGGTGGACGGCTCGCAGGCGGCACCACATCGGCGCATCGATGTGGCAAGCATCGGCTGCGATTTCTATGCCATCACCGGCCACAAGATGTGCGGGCCCACCGGCACCGGCGTGCTGTGGGCACGTCGCGAACACCTGCAAGCGATGCCGCCGTTTCTGGGCGGCGGTGAGATGATCAAGGAAGTCAGCTTCGAGAACACCGTGTTCAACGACGCGCCGCACAAGTTCGAAGCCGGCACACCAAACATTGCCGGGTTCATCGGCCTGCGTGCGGCAGTGGATTACCTGGAGTCGGTCGGGCTGGCACACGTGGAAGCGCGCGAAGCCGAATTGCTCGCCCACTTCACCGAAGAGCTGCAGCGCATCGACGGCTTGCGCATCTTCGGCACCACGCCTGGCAAAGCCGCGGTGGTGTCGTTCCTGATCGACGGTGCGCACTCGCATGACCTGGCCACACTGCTCGACCTGGAAGGCGTCGCAGTGCGCTCCGGCCAACACTGCGCGCATCCGTTGTTGCAGTACTACGGCGTCGCCGCCACCTGCCGCGCCTCGCTGGCGTTCTACAACACGCACGACGAGATCGAGCGGTTCGTTGCCGCGTTGGTGAAGGTGCGTCGACTACTGGGCTGA
- the sufD gene encoding Fe-S cluster assembly protein SufD gives MSALLDSLARGFSGDDTRRAELDAALQTGLPGPRAEAWKYTSLRQLERRSFQPAPLVPTLVDAAALDDIPSPRLVFVNGRPSEALSDLSTLPDGVQLDTLSASLAASDDAQQLLGRRFDGSDEVFARLNAALADEGMVVRVRDGAQIELPLHLVFVSMAGEHDLSWHHRHLIELRAGAALQLVEHHLHVGDAAHLENSVMHVHLAQDAALSHARMQANSAHATSLLRTDAVLARNARYQRVDLELGAGLSRHELNVRLEGSNAQLTANGVLLGNGRRHVDTRLGIEHIARDTACELVWRGVGADRSRVVFHGGIRIRAGADGTDARLSSKNLLLSSNAEIDTQPVLVIDADEVQAAHGATVGQLDDNALFYLRARGLPQEQAQRLLSAAFCHEPLRVLPAVLSAVLALQLDRALNSAGVA, from the coding sequence ATGAGCGCCCTGCTCGATTCCCTGGCACGCGGCTTTAGTGGCGACGATACGCGTCGTGCCGAGCTCGATGCCGCCCTGCAGACCGGCCTGCCCGGTCCGCGCGCGGAGGCCTGGAAATACACTTCGTTGCGGCAGCTGGAACGGCGCAGCTTTCAGCCCGCACCGCTGGTCCCGACGCTGGTGGATGCCGCCGCACTGGACGACATCCCGTCGCCACGTTTGGTCTTCGTCAATGGTCGCCCGTCCGAAGCGCTGAGCGACCTGTCCACCCTACCGGATGGCGTGCAGCTGGACACCTTGTCGGCGTCGTTGGCCGCAAGCGATGACGCGCAGCAGTTGCTCGGCCGCCGCTTCGACGGCAGCGATGAGGTCTTTGCGCGCCTGAATGCCGCGCTTGCCGACGAAGGCATGGTGGTGCGCGTGCGCGACGGCGCGCAGATCGAGCTGCCACTGCACCTGGTGTTCGTCAGCATGGCCGGTGAGCACGATCTGTCCTGGCATCATCGCCACTTGATCGAATTGCGTGCCGGCGCTGCGTTGCAGCTGGTCGAGCATCATCTGCATGTCGGCGACGCCGCACACCTGGAAAACAGCGTGATGCATGTGCATCTGGCCCAGGACGCAGCGCTCTCGCACGCACGCATGCAGGCCAACAGCGCGCATGCCACCTCGCTGCTGCGGACTGACGCAGTCCTTGCGCGCAACGCGCGCTACCAGCGTGTGGACCTGGAGCTGGGTGCAGGCTTGTCGCGGCACGAACTCAACGTGCGCCTTGAGGGCAGCAATGCGCAGCTCACCGCCAATGGCGTGCTGCTCGGGAATGGCCGCCGGCATGTCGATACGCGCCTGGGCATCGAGCACATCGCACGCGACACCGCCTGCGAACTCGTATGGCGCGGTGTGGGCGCGGACCGTAGCCGCGTGGTCTTCCATGGCGGCATCCGCATTCGCGCGGGTGCCGACGGCACCGATGCGCGGCTGTCCAGCAAGAACCTCCTGCTGTCATCCAACGCCGAAATCGACACCCAGCCGGTGCTGGTGATCGATGCCGACGAAGTGCAGGCCGCGCATGGCGCCACGGTGGGTCAGCTCGACGATAACGCGTTGTTCTACCTGCGCGCGCGCGGGTTGCCGCAGGAACAGGCGCAGCGCCTGCTTAGCGCGGCGTTCTGTCACGAACCCTTGCGCGTGCTGCCGGCGGTCTTGAGCGCCGTGCTGGCACTGCAGTTGGACCGCGCATTGAACTCGGCAGGCGTGGCATGA
- the sufC gene encoding Fe-S cluster assembly ATPase SufC, which translates to MLTINNLHASIAGKDILKGLSLDIQAGQVHAIMGPNGAGKSTLGNVLAGRDGYEVSAGTVQFEGKNLLDLTPEERAAAGLFLAFQYPVEIPGVNNTYFLRSALNAQRKARGEDKLDSMQFLKLVRQKLAVLHLKDELLHRGVNEGFSGGEKKRNEIFQLAVLEPKLAILDETDSGLDIDALKSVADGVNALRSPERSFLVITHYQRLLDYIKPDVVHVLAEGRIVQSGGPELALELEKHGYHFLKDRVVPEVAA; encoded by the coding sequence ATGCTCACAATCAACAACCTCCACGCCAGCATCGCCGGCAAAGACATCCTCAAAGGCCTGTCGCTGGACATCCAGGCGGGCCAGGTGCACGCCATCATGGGGCCCAACGGCGCGGGTAAATCCACGCTGGGCAATGTGCTGGCCGGCCGCGACGGCTATGAGGTCAGCGCAGGCACCGTACAGTTCGAAGGCAAGAATCTGCTCGACCTGACGCCAGAAGAACGTGCCGCCGCCGGCCTGTTTCTGGCCTTCCAGTACCCGGTGGAAATCCCCGGCGTCAACAACACCTACTTCCTGCGTTCCGCGCTCAATGCGCAACGCAAGGCGCGTGGCGAAGACAAGCTGGATTCGATGCAGTTCCTCAAGCTGGTGCGCCAAAAGCTGGCCGTGCTGCATTTGAAGGATGAGTTGCTGCATCGCGGCGTCAACGAAGGGTTCTCCGGCGGCGAAAAGAAGCGCAACGAAATCTTCCAGCTGGCCGTGCTCGAGCCCAAGCTCGCCATCCTGGACGAGACCGATTCCGGCCTGGATATCGATGCGCTCAAGAGCGTGGCTGACGGCGTCAACGCGCTGCGGTCGCCGGAGCGTTCGTTCCTGGTCATCACCCACTATCAGCGCCTGCTCGACTACATCAAGCCGGACGTGGTGCATGTGCTGGCCGAAGGCCGCATCGTGCAGAGCGGCGGCCCGGAACTTGCGCTGGAACTGGAAAAGCACGGTTATCACTTCTTGAAGGACCGCGTGGTGCCCGAGGTTGCCGCCTGA
- the sufB gene encoding Fe-S cluster assembly protein SufB yields MATELAPPQNAEILERLGRRYDAGFITEIESDSLPPGLDEDVIRALSAKKDEPQWMTDWRLEAYRHWLKMPMPEWAKLQISPIDFQALSYYSAPKGPKYASLDEVPKELLDTYDKLGVPLHERAKLAGVAVDAVFDSVSVGTTFRNELAEKGVIFCSMSEAIKEHPEIVKQYLGSVVPVGDNYFAALNSAVFSDGSFVFIPKGVRCPMELSTYFRINAGHTGQFERTLIVCEDKAYVSYLEGCTAPMRDENQLHAAVVELVTLDDAEIKYSTVQNWYPGDEEGRGGIYNFVTKRAECRGARSKVTWTQVETGSAITWKYPSCVLIGDDSVGEFHSVALTHHRQQADTGTKMIHIGKRSKSKIVSKGISAGRGQNTYRGLVKVDRNADGARNYTQCDSLLIGKQCGAHTFPYIEVKNPGATVEHEATTSKISDDQLFYCRARGISQEDAVSLIVDGFCKQVFRELPMEFAVEAKKLLEVSLEGSVG; encoded by the coding sequence ATGGCCACCGAACTTGCTCCTCCGCAGAACGCCGAGATCCTCGAACGGCTGGGTCGACGTTACGACGCAGGCTTCATTACCGAGATCGAATCCGACTCGCTCCCACCCGGCCTGGACGAAGACGTCATCCGTGCGTTGTCGGCCAAGAAAGACGAGCCGCAATGGATGACCGACTGGCGGCTTGAGGCTTATCGCCATTGGCTGAAGATGCCGATGCCGGAGTGGGCGAAGCTGCAGATCTCGCCGATCGACTTCCAGGCGCTGAGCTATTACTCCGCGCCCAAGGGCCCGAAGTACGCATCGCTGGACGAGGTGCCCAAGGAATTGCTGGACACCTACGACAAGCTGGGCGTGCCGCTGCACGAACGTGCCAAGCTGGCTGGCGTGGCCGTGGATGCGGTGTTCGATTCGGTCTCGGTCGGCACTACGTTTCGCAACGAGCTGGCCGAAAAGGGCGTGATCTTCTGTTCGATGTCCGAGGCCATCAAAGAGCACCCGGAGATCGTCAAGCAGTATCTGGGCAGCGTGGTGCCGGTGGGCGACAACTATTTCGCCGCGCTCAACTCGGCAGTGTTCTCCGACGGCAGTTTCGTGTTCATTCCCAAGGGCGTGCGTTGCCCAATGGAATTGAGCACCTACTTCCGCATCAATGCCGGCCACACCGGCCAGTTCGAGCGCACCTTGATCGTGTGCGAAGACAAGGCCTACGTGTCGTATCTGGAAGGCTGCACCGCGCCGATGCGCGATGAAAATCAGCTGCATGCGGCGGTGGTCGAGCTGGTGACGTTGGACGATGCCGAAATCAAGTACTCCACCGTGCAGAACTGGTACCCCGGCGATGAGGAAGGCCGCGGTGGCATCTACAACTTCGTCACCAAGCGTGCCGAATGCCGTGGCGCGCGCAGCAAGGTGACCTGGACCCAGGTCGAAACCGGTTCTGCGATCACCTGGAAGTACCCGTCGTGCGTGCTGATTGGCGACGACTCGGTGGGCGAGTTCCATTCGGTTGCGCTGACCCACCATCGTCAGCAGGCCGATACCGGCACCAAGATGATCCACATCGGCAAGCGCAGCAAGAGCAAGATCGTCAGCAAGGGCATCAGTGCCGGGCGTGGTCAGAACACCTATCGCGGCCTGGTCAAGGTGGACCGCAATGCCGATGGCGCGCGCAACTACACCCAGTGCGATTCGCTGTTGATCGGCAAGCAGTGCGGCGCGCATACCTTCCCCTATATCGAGGTGAAGAATCCGGGCGCCACCGTCGAGCACGAGGCCACCACCTCCAAGATCAGCGACGACCAGCTGTTCTATTGCCGCGCGCGCGGCATCAGCCAGGAAGATGCGGTGTCGTTGATCGTCGACGGCTTCTGCAAGCAGGTCTTCCGCGAACTGCCGATGGAGTTCGCTGTGGAAGCCAAGAAGCTGCTGGAAGTCTCGCTGGAAGGCAGCGTCGGCTGA
- a CDS encoding SUF system Fe-S cluster assembly regulator, producing MLRVTKLTDYATVVLTVLAARCDQVLSASELAEQAGLEAPTVSKILKPLSQAGLVEGLRGVHGGYRLARAASDITLVEIVEAMEGPLAITECSHNHSQCGIAHTCGVRSNWRLINDVVGDALRRVTLAQMLQPLSHPGDTRQRSIAARVATT from the coding sequence ATGTTGCGCGTCACCAAACTCACCGATTACGCCACCGTTGTGCTGACCGTCCTGGCGGCACGCTGCGATCAGGTGCTCAGCGCAAGCGAGTTGGCCGAACAGGCCGGCCTGGAAGCGCCGACCGTCAGCAAGATTCTCAAGCCGCTGTCGCAAGCGGGCCTGGTCGAAGGCTTACGCGGCGTGCACGGCGGTTACCGGCTTGCGCGCGCGGCCAGCGACATCACCTTGGTGGAGATCGTCGAAGCGATGGAAGGCCCATTGGCGATCACCGAATGCAGCCATAACCATAGCCAGTGCGGCATCGCACACACATGCGGCGTGCGTTCCAATTGGCGCTTGATCAACGACGTGGTCGGCGATGCCTTGCGTCGCGTCACGCTCGCGCAGATGTTGCAGCCCCTCTCCCACCCTGGCGACACCCGTCAGCGTTCCATCGCCGCACGCGTCGCGACCACCTGA
- a CDS encoding SET domain-containing protein codes for MSRKVAARKSRIHGNGMFALAPLRKGERIIQYKGRLRTHAEVDADDTGDVESGHTFLFTLSDDYVLDANYEGNVARWINHSCDPNCEAVIEEAEGDDRRKDKIFIEAKRDIKPGEELTYNYGITLAERHTPRLKKIWECRCGSKNCTGTMLQPKR; via the coding sequence ATGTCGCGCAAAGTTGCCGCCCGCAAGTCACGTATCCACGGCAATGGCATGTTCGCCCTCGCCCCGCTCCGCAAGGGCGAGCGCATCATTCAGTACAAGGGTCGCCTGCGCACGCATGCCGAAGTGGACGCCGACGACACCGGCGACGTAGAGAGCGGGCATACCTTTCTATTTACGCTCAGCGACGATTACGTGCTGGATGCCAACTACGAAGGCAATGTCGCGCGCTGGATCAACCACAGCTGCGATCCCAATTGCGAAGCGGTGATTGAAGAGGCCGAGGGCGACGACCGCCGCAAGGACAAGATCTTCATCGAGGCCAAGCGCGACATCAAGCCCGGCGAAGAGCTCACCTATAACTACGGCATCACGCTCGCCGAGCGCCATACGCCGCGCCTGAAGAAGATCTGGGAATGCCGTTGCGGCTCGAAGAATTGCACCGGAACGATGCTGCAGCCCAAGCGCTGA